From the genome of Ailuropoda melanoleuca isolate Jingjing chromosome 5, ASM200744v2, whole genome shotgun sequence:
tcctggtatttatttatgttgtgtTCACGTCTGTGTGTTGCCAATTAGGGCTGTTAAGATTTATTGTGTTTCAGTGTCTCTAAGGAGACTCGAGTTTCAAGCTTCATTGAGGTGAACCCACTCTGTTTTCACACAAACAAGTCTGATTCTGTTTGCTGAAAGCAGTGACAAATTTCCAAACAGACCCTCTTACTAGTGTTGCCAAGTTTTCATTCAGCACCATTCTTTTAAATGGCTTTCCTGTTATATAATCAAGACCCTAGAAGAAGATCCCTTTGGGGTATGGTTTCATATTCGTGGAATCTTGTCAGTTCCATTGTCCGTGCCTTCCATAACGTTCATTGCCAACCTACCTAAAGCGCTTAGTCCCGCCCACGTGGATTGCAGCAGCCTTTCATTGGTGCCCCCTGCTCCAGCCTCTGCTCCAGTCCACCAATCACAAAACTGCTTGTTCTGTTACCCCAGATACAGCCTTCCGTGTGTCAGCTGCCCTGGAGAATTCCACTGACTGCTTTCATTAAGCAGGTCCAAACCCTTAATCCTAATATTCGAGATTCTCCAAAATATGGACTCTTACCTACTCAGGGTTCTGTTTTGATACTATTACTTTATCACATCTACCTGTCCCCTGTAAATGCCATTATTTGCTCCTTCATCTATCATCCCTCGAACGTGGAACTCCTCACCTCTTCACACCACTGGCCTCTGCCTGCCAAATCCTCCCCTTCCTTCAGGGTCCACTTCAATTGTTCCTTTCCTGCCAAGAAGCATCCTCTAACTCCCCTCACCTCTCCCTTCCATGACAGgacctgttctctctctctctctctctctctctctctctctctctttttttcctcttctgatatAATTCAACCTGATGCTTTATTGTCGAATGTCTTGAACTGTCCTTTCAGCGTGTCCATACATGTTCACCAGATTATAAGTTCCTAGAGAAACTTCCTTGGCATTTCTTTTAATAACCTCAAACTACCTGTGCTCCAGTATAATAAGAATAAGTGTTTATGTCGCACATACTAGGTAACCCTCCCTGTTCTAATGctcaactcatttaattctcacaagccctatgaagtaggtactgttttcctcattttgcaaatgaagaaaccaaagcgcagagaggttgagtaacttacCCAAGATAATCCAGCTAGTGGGTACAAGAGCTGAGTTTCAAACACAGGCAGTCTGGTGCCAGAGCCCATCTCTTAACCACCACCCTATATACAGTGACATAGTAGGCCCTCAGGAATGCTTGTTGTGCTAtttgcaggaaaaagaaaagaaagaaatagttgCTTTCACAAAAGCATAccatttcctaatttttcagGAGTAATCCTCCCCCAGGTCAATGTACACAGCAGATGTGTCTTCATAAAAATGCCAAGAGGCTGTGTTGGTCATTTCCCACACCTTCCCAGGCTAATAATTGTTCATCCCAGACATTGCTGTAAATCCACAGAAGGAGGGCAAGGTCAGGAGGGTCTTTGAAGTCACCAAGACTTATTGCAAAGTATTGGCTTTGCCTGTCCTTCATCCTCATGTTCCAAAATACAGAATAGTTCtaaattgcttatttaaaaatgtaaagatagtTAAAATTGGTTCAGCATGTTGCTTTGTACTTGCTACTTTTTAAACCAAATATTAAGCAGGGAAAACCCTGATTATCCAAAGAAGAGCTTGGCTTTTCATGTTCATGATCTCTTGTTTTCTCCTTAGAACACCTTGCACAGAATATATCTAAATCACATCTGGAAACTTGCCAATACTTGAGAGAAGAGCTCCAGCAGATAACGTGGCAGACCTTTCTGCAGGAGGAGATAGAGAGCTACCAAAACAAGGTATATACTCTGAAGATTTTTACCCAGGATTAGGGCCACACTGGGAAAGGTGTTTATGCAGGAGATCTGTTGAAGAATACAAACAGACAGAGAATGAATGTGTTTCATCAGATTTCCACTTAAAATCTTTCTTCTAGAGATGATCATATACTTGGGCTTTGTCGTCTTACTGAGGGGCAAGTGTGTGAAACTCCAGCAATGACAAACAAATTCTCTTGTGCCTGTGACTATATGCACTTATCTCCTACCATTTGGCTATGGGAGCTGGAGGAAGCAGTGTCCAAAGGTCTGAATGAATTGAGAGTTGTCCTTATATCACAGTGGACGATTTCAAGGTCTGGAAGTTGATGTAAAATAATCTCAGCTTCCTGCTTCCAGAGGTTTAGAGAATGTGTACAGAAAAAGGTTTAGAAGCTATTATCGTAACTCCAGTCTGAACCTAGCAATGTGAGGCTGACAAAGGGTACTGCtacttgcctttttctttacACACTGCTCAACAAGCCACAAGAATGGAAGGGCAAAGCTGGAGAAGGGGAAGTTTCAATTACCCATTCTGCCTTAGTAAAGGGAAAtgctgttttttccccccaataatTATTAAGATGTAGGCCTAGGAAGGGCGACAGAGATCATTCAGGTTAATcccttcattttacatatgaggttAGCATCCTTGGCATATGGCAGGAGAGTGAAAATATCAGGACTAGACCATGACTCCTGGCTCCTAATTTCCTTCACCCCATCATATTGGTGGAAGCAGTCTTAAAGTAAGATCCATGTCCCCCTATAACTAAATTAAAGAGTGGGTATACAAAAGCAATTAAACAGGACAGGCAACACATCACTTCGTTTGCCTTTGAGATAGCAGATAACACCAGCAGCCAGCCAGTGTTGTTAGAGAGGGAAACCAGAAAGCAGTAAGAAACAGCAAGGCATGTGAAATGGGATTCTGAGTCAGAGATgctgggatttgaatcccagctccagcccctcctAGCTGTGAAACCTCGAAGAGAATTTATGTCCATTtatggaaaatgggaaaatgaaacaagacaaggatgtcataCAGCATCTGGCTCAAAGCAGGTGCACAGTAAGTGTAATTgactccccttctcttcctttccccccgTCAAGTGGTGTTAAATTCCCCAAGGTAAGATAATTGCTCAGAAGAAGATCCTACTTTGCTGCTCTCCGAAGCCCAAGGGGAAAGCGGTGCCATGTGGCGCTCTTCTGACTCATGTTCTCACCTGCTCATAACATCCCCCTGCCCCTTTGCCACCAAAATGGTAACAGAGGAATCGGAGGAGACCAAAAGGGACTTGGAAGCAATCATTATAAcccaaacattaatttttaatcctctagctttttttaatccatttccaAAGAAGGCTGTGCTACAAAATAGGGACAGTTAGAACACTCGTGTCCGGGATGCGGGCGACCATGTGTGTTACGTGCTTTGCTTCTCCACAGCAGCGGGAGGTGATGTGGCAGTTGTGTGCCATCAAAATCACGGAAGCTATACAGTACGTGGTGGAGTTTGCCAAACGCATTGACGGATTTATGGAACTGTGTCAAAATGATCAAATTGTGCTTCTCAAAGCAGGTATGTGCTTTGCAAGTGAATTTTGAGATCTCTTCCTAACCTGCTTTCACACGCCTATTAAAGAAGTGCTTGGTAAGGAAGGTGTTGGGAACAGTTTTTCCCCAATGATAATAGCTTGGGTTTCTTCTCGCAGAAACTGAgtcctttttaaaggtttttgagCTATCTGCGGGACACATGCCCTTCATTTTGCTTCTCCTCGGAGTGAAACGATTAATTTGAAGGACACCCACATTCCCCCCTCTTACCATCACCTGTGTTTTGTTTCTACCACTCCAAACCCTCGGCAGGTCACAATAAGTTGTTAGGAACGTTATTTGTGGAATTCACAGGGACACCCctggtttcttggtttgttttaataaatatgaatCAATACATTTTCCTGGCGACTCTGAGACTCTATCGCGAGACAGAAGAATGCCAGAGAAGTAATTTGTAACCCCGTATCTCTTCAGGAATACAGGCCTTAGTTAGGTTCAGCATAACTCTTTAACTACCCTAGGGAACTGTGCCCCTTTAAATAGCTGACGTGACTGAGAGCCACTGGCCACACGCCAGACAGCCCCCACTGCGCTGAATCAGAAAGGGGTCCCTACGTTAGTGCCTTCGCAATAGGTAAATGTTCACCACGATAAGGCAATCCGCACCATTTCTGTCTCCGCTTAGGTTCTCTAGAGGTGGTGTTTATCAGAATGTGCCGTGCCTTCGACTCTCAGAACAACACCGTGTACTTTGACGGGAAATATGCGAGCCCCGATGTCTTCAAATCCTTGGGTAAGGAAATCTGGGTGCTCTGTCTTTAAATCAGGGCCGTAGGAAAATGTGGGAGCCCTGCCAAACAGCTTACTGAACAAAACGGAAACtgttatttggaaacaaaaataaaggattttatgCTTATGTTACTTTATAGTCACCGATAATTCACACAGCTCAAACGGTTTTTGTCTATAGAGCATTGAAAGGTTTAGCGTTTTGTTTTATCTAGTCTGTAATCGAAGAAATTTATATTGTCTAACCTTTCAGTTCCCTTGCAGATTTTAAGAACCAGATTTTCATAggataaataattcaaataaactaGAGGATGTGATTTCATACATAAAATCAAGCAAAGAGCTAAATGTCTGCCCTTCTGTACTCCTCAAATAACACCcattaataagaataaaatgtagatatcaaagaaataaagtatagCTAAGTGAAACTGACATAtactataaaaattcttttggatttcTATAATTTAAGTAAAGTGGGATATAATCACTGAGAAGAATGAAACAGTATCCAAGATAAAGTTgttaagtgattttaaaaaccattaaatgaCAGAATGTCTGTATACTTTAGGAAAGCTTATTGccatttaaatacatatacataatatgcAAATCTGAGAGAGTAGACACCAAACTTAACCAatcttttttttagtattttatttatttatttgagagagagagcacacgcacacaaagtggggagaagcagagggagagggagaaaaagactccctgctgaggtgggagcctgatggggcttgatcccacaaccctgggatcatgacctgagctaaaggcagatacttcaccaactgagccacccaggcacccccaaacttaACCAATCTTTTGAGGATGGATTATTATTTTATGGGACTTTCACATTCTATGTTTTCAGTTCTATAATAGCTGTAACGATTTTACTACCATACTGTGTCATTTGCTATTACTTTTAAGGGTGCTTAGATTAAAtagagtagaaaacaaaaaaatcagtgaatgtAACATCTCAGTTGGATTGTAGCTGTTCGACTCTGTTGTTTAAGATGGTGGGTCCTGAAGTCAGGCAGCCTGGCTTTGAATTTCAGGCTGTTCCTTTCTACCTGTataaacttaaataatttttctctccaaatctgtttactcacctctaaaatgggaagaagaagaaaaatactaagTTGTTGTGAAGCAATAAGGTGCCCAAAGGAACCTCTTAGAATGGTACCTAATAACATGCTAACCTTGCAACAAATTTCGTTCTCATTATTTGAATGGTtaggatggtggtgatagtgatgatggctaaacagatttttcttttaagatttcaaaCTGTTAAACTGTAGAAATGTTATTACTATCCCTTTGGATCTTCAGCTCCTAGATCCCTCTTCACCTTATTCCATATTTTTCTCCAAGGATAATAACCAAAATCTTAAACTGTCTTTAACTTTGGCAGGTTGTGAAGACTTTATTAGCTTTGTATTTGAATTTGGAAAGAGTTTATGTTCTATGCACCTGACTGAAGATGAAATTGcattattttctgcatttgtgCTAATGTCAGCAGGTAAGATAACCAAAGAGCAATGAAATGGTTTAAAAGTTGTCCAGGTAAAGAATTCTTACAAGGTATGTAAGTTGTGACGGCTATAGAATATTCAGGTGCCTACCAAGGGAGGTTGCCACCCTTATTAAatctaattttaagttttatcaaACAGcaaaaccccctcccccccacacacatacatgtacctGTTTAAGAAGACCTCATGCCATTCtgataaaatcttaagaaatgaGAATTGAGTAAAACCCAGTCCACAGTTAACCTCCGGATATCATGAGAAATGCTCTGTCAGAGTAAGGTTGCCCTTCTTAACACAAATCTCCAAGATAACATGGTTTTTAAGACATACTACTTTTTCTTAAGATTCATTTGGATGTCATCCACAAGTTTATCTCAATTTAATCTATGTTTTCAACTAGTTCTGCCTCCTGGGGATAATCTGTTTTGCAAATTCACTGTCTTCTGTTTGGCATTCTTACACACAAAGACTGAATTAACAACCCTTAAGTCACTTGGAAGGCTCTTGACAATTTTAGTTGCCTTGGATTATAAGGCAATTTTCATATTTGCCGGAAAGGCTAGCAGGATTGCTATGAGTATTTCAACCAGAAATGTAATTAAGAGATTTGAGCATCCCTTGTGGCTTCATCTGCCCTTGTGTATGGCCTTAGATTTAAATGGCTATGCTTTTGGAAGGAAAGGACTCTCCCCTCCTTTAAGTATCAGTAAATATGGAAAGATTCCCCACTCTATCATAGATAGTTTTCCACTTCTTTAGGAGCCAATTTTGAAGAAGGCGTAAAACTGGCCTACTCTCCAATTCCTCATTGTGGCGTAAGAATCTGTGTCTGAGTCTGGAGGAATTGGGGTGTCCCAATGCCACATAGGAGAAATACTAAGAAGTATCGGTTTTCATGTTTAGATCGCTCGTGGCTGCaggaaaaggtaaaaattgaaaaactgcAACAGAAAATTCAGCTAGCTCTTCAACACGTCCTGCAGAAGAATCACCGAGAAGATGGAATCCTAACAAAGGTAAGAGGGAAAGGTGTCCAGTTGGCATAGCCTGAACCAGCCCTTGCCACAGGTCTTGCTGCCAGCCACCATTACAAGTCCTCTTACCAGCCCCCAGAAGTATCCATAAGCAATAGgctattgaaaagaaagaaatatctccATTTCAGAAAACTTGGTTAAGCCAAAATTCAGATTAAGTTTTACTTACTACCATTGGTTGCGAAGGGTCCCGCAATAATAGGGCaatggtagaattttttttaagcattaataCATTCTGGAAATCCTCCTCCTATTCCTCCAAGTTGTGCGTAAAACAGAGTTAATGTTCTGCATTGatataaattagagaaagaatcTTTGAATTTAGAAGGAGGAAGTTGTAAAGGACTGAAACAAGCAGGATAATCACATATTCTAATATTAGTTCTATTTCCATTACCTTCATTAGTAATCAAACAGAAAGtgacttttgtattttcttcatcaaTTTCCCATTACTACCCTGTATTCAAAGCATAAGGCTTCATTTTTGCTAATTATTACCTTTtgcaataaaaacataattaggatgtcaatttaaaatatgctaataTTCTTCAGTGCTAGTGCTGGTGATATGTATTTGGTCTTCGAAAAATCAACCCTATTCTTTCTTAGACTATTGTATGTGTTTTGTTGTTCAAGAAGATTGATTTGAGAGGTTTGGGTTTCTcgtcctgctttcttttcttttcttctgatagCTAGGTTAGGTCAGAGAGGGGGAGTTGGAGGTtaattgctgttttgtttttattttgcaccCGTTCATTGAGTGACTGAGGCaggaatggaaaacagaagaacTCTCCAGACCCTTACCTTCTTCTCCATCCTCTTGGCCCCATGCAAGGGTACAATTCATTTCTTTCGTTACAGAGAGCACGTAACACGTGAACAAGATCTGTCAAGTATGTTTCTTAGAGAGGATTATTCTGGTTGAAATAAAACAACATTTGTACAGTGCTTTGGAGTTTAAAAAGCATTGTTTCAAGCTGTTATTGTCTTCAACTGGTAAATGGCCAATGCTGAGACTTCTGTCTAGGCCTTCTGACTATTCTTTCTTCTGAGCTTTTACTCAGACCCAGAATTGGTTTGTCCAGGCAAAGGTCTTCCCAAGAAGAAACTTGTTGTTGGAGTTGGCTATACTGGTTCTGGATAAAATATGTAGGGGGCTCCATCATCTCCAGCTGCAGTGACCACACCTGCCCATGCCTGCCTCCTTGTCCTCTTCTCTGTCACCAGACGTCTTCGTTCTCCACAGTGGTGGAGGGCAGGGTTGGGGATGGGAGAGCAGAAAGCATGTTGGAATAGGAGAAGGAGGTGAGAGGCTTCGGTTctcatctcagctctgccacttttgctcatgaacatcttttcaggttATTATCTTATTTGTCTTCAAAATTGTATTTAATGTATACCTGGTATTCTATGATATgcctaaaatttgtttttaccaGTCTTCCTTCTTGGAAGAACATGTAAGCCGCTTCGAGTGTGTTTCACCTTTGTAAACAATGTTGTAAAGATCATGCAGATTCCCTGATGTCTGATACTCACGTCTGTTCTCTCCTCACAACGTGTCCTTTCTTCCACTTACAGTTAATATGCAAGGTGTCTACATTAAGAGCCTTATGTGGACGACATACAGAAAAGCTAATGGCATTTAAAGCAATATACCCAGACATTGTGCGACTTCATTTTCCTCCATTATACAAGGAGTTGTTCACTTCAGAATTTGAGCCAGCAATGCAAATTGATGGGTAAATGTATCACCTGAGCACTTCTAGAATGTCTGAAGTACAAAAcgtgaaaaacaacaacaaaaaaattaaccgAGACACTTTATATGGCCCTGCACAGACCTGGAGCGCCAACACACTGCACATCTTTTGGTGATCACTGCACATCTTTTGGTGATCGGGGTCAGGCAAAGGAGgggaaacaatgaaaacaaataaaagttgaACTTGTTTTTCTCATGCATATGATTTCCATTATGCCTACAGATATGGACCCTTTTTCTGTCTCAACTTCTTGATCGTTGACCTCTGTTTACAACTGAAGGAGGGTACTAAAGTCGgaggatttccttttcttgtagCTCACTGCCCACAGACTTTCTGCAGAGTCACCAATCTGTCGGTAACAACAGAGAGTCCAGCAATAATCGGTGCCTGGTGTGCATAGCGGAGGTGGCGGCATGACTTTGCACAACTTGCTCTTTGTTTCATgaaggaagtttttatttttttcaccgATTATTGCCCGTCAGCAGGATGGCATGAAAAGGGTCCATAGCACTAGCAACAATAGCATTATAATATATTACAGGGTAAATGGGCATGAAGACTATATATAGCTAAAAGAgatattgtttatatattgttttaattaatataaaatgtagtTACTGGTGTAGCTTTTCCTGTTGAATTGATAAGGCACTTTCATTTTgcacctttttctttaaatgaaatgctAGCGTGTTCACTGTCGTGTCGCATGTGCACCAGAAACACAAGTTTAACTGAGAAGGCTTGGAAGGTACGTCAGGAGGTATTTATGCTGCTGTTTACAAATTACTTTGAAAAGACTGGCTGGTCATATCTAGAAATCATAATGtggattattactttttttttttttttttacacttcatTCAGAATTAGAAAAGGAACTCTCCCTAAATTATACTTTGCTTTTTGGTAAGTTTAAGGATAGATGTGTTTATGCTTCATACAAAGGTGAATGATCGATTGGTGCTATGGACTTATACCATCATGcacgttatttttaaaaagcgttTTTAAATGCCACCTcatggaggcaggggagggaggggaggctcaTTTCTCACAATTTGGTGGTTAAATGGACTCAGTCTCAACTTGGAATTCTTATGCTTTGAGAACAAATCAGTAacccaaatatttattggaatTCAGCTTTTATTATAAGAAGGACCCAAAGATTATGTCTGGAGCAAACACACACTCCCCATGTGAGGACATGAAGCATTTACTTTGTGAATGATTATGTTCTTGGTATAATCTAAGAACCCTAAGAGTATATCTCAGAGTGAACTAGCTCTGGACTAGCTGCCTCTAGATGCTATAATTCTAGAATTTTGCTCTCCATATTTCACCGGCAATGGATAGAGGGGCAAGGGAGGTATGCAACACTGAACCAGtttctcttatttaaatattaaatattttaagcattcaAAGTGAAGTTGATGCTAGCCACAAAcatttacttttgtatttatcTTCACTAGAAAACTGTggactgtaatttattttattaaatatttagaagattGTTTGGCTTTTGTGTTCAGGTGAGAAATATtgaatgtttttgtttaatttcatgttcgggttttttttcctttattttaataattcccagtaggggaagggaaaatgaacaGTCTGATATACAAgtgtgcatattttaaaaataagtgccCTTTGGAAATGTAGGCCTTTAGAAGTTGATTTTAGTCCGGGTGGGATTCAAACTTCTGGTCTGACATGAAAGACCATgttaaaacagaaaagggaacaTCTTCCCATAGCATAAAGGTGGGAGTTTCCAGGCAGCCCTTTATAGCAGAGAAAATGTCAGGGTCCTCCTGAATCTTCCCTAGGAATTGTGACTCCTGATGTCATATGGATCACAGCACGGGCTTCCCAGAGCCCTTTACTTTGGCTTTAACTCCAACTGATTTTCTGACTTGTTTCCTGAGGGatttggaaaagaggaaggaattaTTCACACAGAAGTGTGTATGAAGCCTAAataacatcttaattttttttcaaaaatatagtaAGGGTTTAACCATAAATAGAAGACGAGagtaatatttacttaaatttcttACAAGTATATTAAACTTTATGTAAGTGTTTATATAGAGAGGTTAACTATCAGcatatagtatttatatttggGCAAGAAGGgttaaatcaaatttttaatttaaataagcaTAGTTTCTTTAAAGATCAATAGTATTTATACTCTGAAAAGAGTAACAAGCTTAGTTCagttatttatttgtccatttttttttcctattgtttctcctttgtggggggaaaatggtgtggtgttttttttggtttgatttttgttttttgtcattcTGAGTCACTAAATTTGGGGATGGTTTTATTAAAGTGTATTAACTTCTTTTTAACCAAAGCTTTCTGAATATGACCAGCCTCAGGTGCTAGCGCATTAAAGAGCAACTAAACCTAATTCCAGTGTCCATTTGTGAAGTGATAAGAGCCAACTGAACTTCTctaagggtgagagagagagcataatgTTGAGCttcaaaaaaattccttttcccaGAAAGGATTTTGCATGTACCGAATGCAAAAAACGATGCTTAATCTCCGTAGTCGTCACGCCGTGGTGACATTGCTTTTAGAATAAACCAACGTACATTGACATGATGCTGCTACCAGGtctttctgaaagaaaagcaAGGTGAGGACTTTAAGAGCAAAATACATTGACAGTGTagggacagagcaggggagaCGTGCTCGGTGAACAGAGGGAACAACTATTATTTGGATCAAAGTTGGGATCTGAAGTTAAACaataaattcagtttaaaaaaatgaagtatagaaAAGGATATGAAAAACTTGgcgtttttattttcttcttatagaAACACCTGTGTGATGACACAAACTACTTGGTGATACAGAACAATGGTTGTTAAGAGTTCTTATAATTAAAGTTTCCTAAACGTAAATATCCAACAGTCTTTTGAAGATTGGAATCACATCATTGTCATCCCGGCTGCTATAAAGCCTTTTATACAGTTTTTTCAGAGAGGGTACCTAAGGCTTTTTGTACAAAGCCTGAATACCTTTGGTTACAATGGTGTCAGATGGTTGCATTATATTCTGAAGAACCTGGCCTTGGtcacaatgaaaaacaaaagtgcaGATGAAAGTGCTTTTTTTGGACAGTTTGCAAATTGTGTTAAagctatggatttttttttttaagtgttcagcaTCCTAATTTGCGTTAAagctatggatttttttaaaagtcttcagcATCCTAATCACCCTTCCTAACTTAAAGGAAATATAACTTAAGACACTGCTTCTAAGTTTGGTTGTTCTTTATAGTGTGGATACCCAGATCTCTGTGAGCGTATGGGGGTGGGCTGAGGGCCAGGTGAGgagggagtgtgtgtgcgtgtgtgtgtgtgtggttttgtgtgtATGATGTGCGTGTGTCGGACCGCTTCTAGGCTACTAAGTgtcaatggaaatgaaaatgtattcaaaatactTAAATCAAAACtagaagatggggaaaaaaaagatttattctatACAAAGCCTTGTCTGGACCACTTTAGAgagacttctatttttttaacccttctataaatatttgatggCACTTGAAATATTCCTGCAATAAAATGTGAtttgtgtaaagaaaaaaaatgattttgtaatgtgaaacaaagaaagaaagtaatgtaattttctaaaaaaaaaaatacaaacaaacaaactttgtattattttcttgatGGAATTTGTCTATCTGTctttggaaaactttttatttcattgaatgtgCCATAGTAGAAATATGTGTTTTTAGTTTTAGACTAAGGAATAGCTGTTTGTGTTCCGACATTCCAAAATGCAAAACAACCTAGTAGAATCTTTAATGAAAAGGTTTAAGTAGGATGTAAGCTTCTCTCATTGTTGCTTTTTTGCACATGTTCTTCATTCCTCTCTAGTGCAATATGTACATAGAGCACTTGCGGGTGTACCTTGATCCCTcagggaaaaaatacatatttgtacagttttggttttttggttttggggggtttttttgggttttttttgccttttgtttttggcTAAGGAATGTCGATTGAATCACTTGTTATTGTTGAGGGGCAGCCAGATAATAATCCTAAAGCCACTGTTTTCAAACATTGATTGTTTAAATCATGTGTCCTTCCAGTGctattattttaagataataataataaaaagttattttctgacAGTTCTTTGTGCTGAttggtgaaaaaaagaaagggtaaatAAGCACCTTATGATTGACTTACTGTGAATGACAATCCATCTTGATATCAACAATAGAAGCCCTATCACTTTGGAGTTGGGGTTAAGAGTCAGAAACAATGTGCTCAGGGATCTTCTAAAACTCTTCAAACAGGGTGGCCAGTACTACTGGgacaaattgtgttttttattattaataatagtgataataatactATCCCTCAAGGCACAAGTGAACTGTgtagaactgtgtgtgtgtgtgtgtgtgtgtaaacacttCACTATCGTCTCATTTTGAGTTCAAAACATATGTGTTCTTCAGTCTCGTGTGTTTAAAAACATTGAATAACTTCCAAAGCAGTATAAAGTTATGCCAGTATGTTCACAAGATAAATAGGCAGTATACCAACAGAACATCACTTCAAGTGCAGGCCTACGTACTCCATTTACCTTCctctaagaattaaaatattcatgataAATATATTCATAGCATTATGTATTAGAAACCTTCCAATTCTACATGGTATGCAAAAAATTGTTTAAACCAGTAATGAGACGAGAGCCCTGCCTATCAGTGCAGTGAAGGAG
Proteins encoded in this window:
- the RORA gene encoding nuclear receptor ROR-alpha isoform X4; the encoded protein is MTHEWSSVSCPQAQIEIIPCKICGDKSSGIHYGVITCEGCKGFFRRSQQSNATYSCPRQKNCLIDRTSRNRCQHCRLQKCLAVGMSRDAVKFGRMSKKQRDSLYAEVQKHRMQQQQRDHQQQPGEAEPLTPTYNISANGLTELHEDLSNYIDGHTPEGSKADSAVSSFYLDIQPSPDQSGLDINGIKPEPICDYTPASGFFPYCSFTNGETSPTVSMAELEHLAQNISKSHLETCQYLREELQQITWQTFLQEEIESYQNKQREVMWQLCAIKITEAIQYVVEFAKRIDGFMELCQNDQIVLLKAGSLEVVFIRMCRAFDSQNNTVYFDGKYASPDVFKSLGCEDFISFVFEFGKSLCSMHLTEDEIALFSAFVLMSADRSWLQEKVKIEKLQQKIQLALQHVLQKNHREDGILTKLICKVSTLRALCGRHTEKLMAFKAIYPDIVRLHFPPLYKELFTSEFEPAMQIDG
- the RORA gene encoding nuclear receptor ROR-alpha isoform X2; translation: MPSFLKLPVYISLFIFKELCEHSFTTTCLGAQIEIIPCKICGDKSSGIHYGVITCEGCKGFFRRSQQSNATYSCPRQKNCLIDRTSRNRCQHCRLQKCLAVGMSRDAVKFGRMSKKQRDSLYAEVQKHRMQQQQRDHQQQPGEAEPLTPTYNISANGLTELHEDLSNYIDGHTPEGSKADSAVSSFYLDIQPSPDQSGLDINGIKPEPICDYTPASGFFPYCSFTNGETSPTVSMAELEHLAQNISKSHLETCQYLREELQQITWQTFLQEEIESYQNKQREVMWQLCAIKITEAIQYVVEFAKRIDGFMELCQNDQIVLLKAGSLEVVFIRMCRAFDSQNNTVYFDGKYASPDVFKSLGCEDFISFVFEFGKSLCSMHLTEDEIALFSAFVLMSADRSWLQEKVKIEKLQQKIQLALQHVLQKNHREDGILTKLICKVSTLRALCGRHTEKLMAFKAIYPDIVRLHFPPLYKELFTSEFEPAMQIDG
- the RORA gene encoding nuclear receptor ROR-alpha isoform X3, encoding MLTESHSTLGISVTKKTHTSQIEIIPCKICGDKSSGIHYGVITCEGCKGFFRRSQQSNATYSCPRQKNCLIDRTSRNRCQHCRLQKCLAVGMSRDAVKFGRMSKKQRDSLYAEVQKHRMQQQQRDHQQQPGEAEPLTPTYNISANGLTELHEDLSNYIDGHTPEGSKADSAVSSFYLDIQPSPDQSGLDINGIKPEPICDYTPASGFFPYCSFTNGETSPTVSMAELEHLAQNISKSHLETCQYLREELQQITWQTFLQEEIESYQNKQREVMWQLCAIKITEAIQYVVEFAKRIDGFMELCQNDQIVLLKAGSLEVVFIRMCRAFDSQNNTVYFDGKYASPDVFKSLGCEDFISFVFEFGKSLCSMHLTEDEIALFSAFVLMSADRSWLQEKVKIEKLQQKIQLALQHVLQKNHREDGILTKLICKVSTLRALCGRHTEKLMAFKAIYPDIVRLHFPPLYKELFTSEFEPAMQIDG